In the Kitasatospora terrestris genome, one interval contains:
- a CDS encoding phosphatidylinositol-specific phospholipase C: MFLNETPISRRGFGRAAVAAGLAVAGTGLAGGRASAAPRPLALPGAADWMGALDPQLSLARLTVPGTHDSGALYGGALAQTQTLQIADQLAAGVRFLDVRCRAIDGVFAIHHGSVFQKIFFGDVLNRCREFLAAHPGETILMRVKQEYSGVSDAEFGAIYADYLSRWPGLLLGGDRIPRLGDVRGRVVVIADNGGVAGIRWGGPLTDIEDDYQIGTIFELNSRKWPEVSAHLDAARAATDPQRLFLTFTSSSGWGLWPRQAADAIAPKLAGYVAGLNHASRPVLGTVPMDFVTADSVRALYALNFGV; the protein is encoded by the coding sequence GTGTTCCTGAACGAGACTCCGATCAGCAGGCGCGGTTTCGGACGGGCGGCGGTGGCCGCCGGGCTCGCCGTCGCCGGCACGGGCCTGGCGGGCGGACGCGCCTCGGCAGCGCCGCGGCCGCTCGCCCTGCCGGGCGCGGCGGACTGGATGGGCGCCCTCGACCCTCAGCTGTCGCTCGCCCGGCTGACCGTGCCGGGCACCCACGACTCGGGCGCCCTGTACGGCGGCGCCCTGGCGCAGACCCAGACGCTCCAGATCGCCGATCAGCTGGCCGCCGGCGTCCGGTTCCTGGACGTCCGCTGCCGGGCGATCGACGGCGTGTTCGCGATCCACCACGGCTCGGTCTTCCAGAAGATCTTCTTCGGCGACGTGCTGAACCGCTGCCGGGAGTTCCTCGCCGCGCACCCCGGCGAGACGATCCTGATGCGGGTGAAGCAGGAGTACTCGGGCGTCTCGGACGCCGAGTTCGGCGCGATCTACGCCGACTACCTGTCCCGCTGGCCGGGGCTGCTGCTCGGCGGGGACCGGATCCCCCGGCTCGGCGACGTGCGCGGCCGGGTGGTGGTGATCGCCGACAACGGCGGGGTGGCCGGGATCCGCTGGGGCGGTCCGCTGACCGACATCGAGGACGACTACCAGATCGGCACCATCTTCGAGCTCAACTCCCGCAAGTGGCCCGAGGTGTCGGCGCACCTGGACGCCGCCAGGGCCGCCACGGACCCGCAGCGGCTGTTCCTGACCTTCACCTCCAGCTCCGGCTGGGGCCTGTGGCCGCGCCAGGCGGCCGATGCGATCGCGCCCAAGCTGGCCGGGTACGTCGCGGGCCTGAACCACGCGAGCCGGCCGGTCCTGGGCACGGTGCCGATGGACTTCGTCACGGCCGACTCGGTCCGCGCCCTGTACGCGCTCAACTTCGGCGTCTGA
- a CDS encoding class I SAM-dependent methyltransferase, with translation MGVDQYDAIGEAFEGFKSLPLTRFGEVPSFLGLVGDVKGRSVLDLACGTGFYSREFKRRGATDVLGVDISVEMIAAAREIERRAPLGVDYEVGDVVELRSLAQRFDVATGVQCLNYAQDVAEMERMCRNIHRSLVPGGEFFLLAQKPDYGFDCASLETYGFRCEPTGEELETGPKVRVTAMLDPQPITIVSSAPRREVYEKCLRAAGFDELEWVPLRISEAGLRERGEEFWADLLAHPPLEMLRCRA, from the coding sequence ATGGGCGTGGACCAGTACGACGCGATCGGTGAGGCGTTCGAGGGCTTCAAGTCCCTGCCGTTGACGCGCTTCGGGGAGGTGCCGAGCTTCCTCGGCCTGGTGGGGGACGTGAAGGGCCGGTCGGTGCTCGACCTGGCGTGCGGAACCGGCTTCTACAGCCGGGAGTTCAAGCGTCGCGGTGCGACCGATGTGCTCGGCGTGGACATCTCGGTGGAGATGATCGCCGCTGCGAGGGAGATCGAACGGCGCGCGCCGCTGGGGGTCGACTACGAGGTCGGGGACGTCGTCGAACTCCGCTCCCTGGCGCAGCGGTTCGACGTCGCGACCGGCGTGCAGTGCCTCAACTACGCCCAGGACGTCGCGGAGATGGAGCGGATGTGCCGCAACATCCACCGCAGCCTGGTGCCGGGCGGGGAGTTCTTCCTGCTCGCGCAGAAGCCCGACTACGGGTTCGACTGCGCCTCGCTGGAGACGTACGGCTTCCGCTGCGAGCCGACCGGCGAGGAGCTGGAGACCGGGCCGAAGGTGCGGGTCACCGCGATGCTCGACCCGCAGCCGATCACCATCGTCTCCAGCGCGCCGCGCCGCGAGGTCTACGAGAAGTGCCTGCGGGCGGCGGGCTTCGACGAGCTGGAGTGGGTGCCGCTGCGGATCTCCGAGGCGGGCCTGCGCGAGCGCGGCGAGGAGTTCTGGGCGGACCTGCTGGCCCACCCGCCGCTGGAGATGCTGCGCTGCCGGGCCTGA
- the hemC gene encoding hydroxymethylbilane synthase — translation MVSAELIRIVSRSSPMALAQVERVRAELAALHPGIRTEVVPVTTSGDRWMGDLAALGGKGAFTKEVDAALLAGEADLAVHCLKDVPADRPLPAGTVFAAYLERDDIRDALVHPGGLTLDRLPAGTQIGTSSVRRIAQLAASHPHLECVPIRGNANSRLAKLAAGDADALLLAVSGLERIGEQRRITEVLGVDAMCPPIGAGILALQCRQDDTVTIDAVAGLGHPGTWREAAAERMFLHVLQGHCNSPIAGYARAEADGRLSLRGRVFSPDGKTVLDAHVWAGSLSPEDLGTATALELKRQGAADLIGSIAH, via the coding sequence ATGGTCTCCGCTGAGTTGATCCGCATCGTCTCCCGGTCCTCCCCGATGGCGCTCGCCCAGGTGGAGCGCGTCCGGGCCGAGCTCGCCGCGCTGCACCCGGGGATCCGGACCGAGGTGGTGCCGGTCACCACCTCCGGCGACCGGTGGATGGGCGACCTGGCGGCGCTCGGCGGCAAGGGCGCGTTCACCAAGGAGGTCGACGCGGCGCTGCTCGCGGGCGAGGCGGACCTGGCGGTGCACTGCCTGAAGGACGTGCCCGCCGACCGGCCGCTGCCCGCCGGCACGGTGTTCGCCGCGTACCTGGAGCGCGACGACATCCGCGACGCGCTCGTCCACCCGGGTGGTCTCACCCTCGACCGGCTCCCGGCCGGGACGCAGATCGGCACCTCCTCGGTGCGCCGGATCGCCCAGCTCGCCGCCTCGCACCCGCACCTGGAGTGCGTGCCGATCCGGGGCAACGCCAACTCGCGCCTGGCCAAGCTCGCGGCCGGCGACGCCGACGCGCTGCTGCTCGCCGTCTCCGGCCTGGAGCGGATCGGCGAACAGCGGCGCATCACCGAGGTGCTGGGCGTGGACGCGATGTGCCCGCCGATCGGCGCGGGCATCCTCGCCCTGCAGTGCCGCCAGGACGACACCGTCACCATCGACGCGGTCGCCGGGCTCGGCCACCCCGGCACCTGGCGGGAGGCCGCGGCGGAGCGGATGTTCCTGCACGTGCTGCAGGGGCACTGCAACTCGCCGATCGCCGGCTACGCCCGGGCCGAGGCGGACGGGCGGCTGTCGCTGCGCGGCCGGGTGTTCTCACCGGACGGGAAGACCGTCCTGGACGCCCACGTGTGGGCCGGCTCGCTCAGCCCCGAGGACCTCGGCACCGCCACCGCGCTCGAACTCAAGCGCCAGGGCGCCGCCGACCTGATCGGCTCGATCGCGCACTGA
- a CDS encoding nucleoside deaminase — MITNADEALLRRAVAIAAEAVAQGDAPFGSLLADPDGTVLAEDHNTVRRDGDITAHPELKLARWAARELDPRTAARTTMYTSCQPCGMCAGAIVRSGLGRVVFALATEQLVELHPRAGDWPTVPQDGPALFDEARGPVDAYYLRG, encoded by the coding sequence ATGATCACCAACGCCGACGAGGCCCTGCTCCGGCGCGCCGTCGCCATCGCGGCCGAGGCCGTCGCGCAGGGCGACGCGCCGTTCGGTTCGCTGCTCGCCGACCCGGACGGGACGGTCCTGGCCGAGGACCACAACACGGTCCGCCGGGACGGTGACATCACCGCCCACCCGGAGCTGAAGCTGGCCCGCTGGGCGGCCCGCGAGTTGGACCCGCGGACGGCCGCCCGCACCACGATGTACACCAGCTGCCAGCCGTGCGGGATGTGCGCGGGCGCGATCGTCCGCTCGGGGCTCGGCCGGGTGGTGTTCGCGCTGGCGACCGAGCAGCTCGTCGAGCTGCACCCGCGGGCGGGCGACTGGCCGACGGTGCCGCAGGACGGACCGGCGCTCTTCGACGAGGCCCGCGGCCCGGTCGACGCGTACTACCTCCGGGGCTGA
- a CDS encoding LLM class flavin-dependent oxidoreductase yields MQLGVNVPNFGPGTDPGVLRAWAETAEGLDLDLLMLSDHVAVTPDVAERYPEPFFEPFTTLSWLAGVTTRIRLGTTVLVLPYRHPLLVARMADGLQRLSGGRLVLGVGVGWARREFEALGVPFAERGRLTDECLVALRGALAADGGTPGVPIWVGGHSRAAIRRAVRFGDAWHPLRLPADRMGAVLAEQELAGHPLPGFAPRIALRLTDGPVEEAGRPTGVGTIEQVVGDLDRLRRLGAQAVVLDPYDGDPQETRRPQEAWRALTAVAEHWRSAA; encoded by the coding sequence ATGCAACTTGGCGTCAACGTACCGAACTTCGGGCCGGGGACCGATCCCGGCGTGCTCCGCGCGTGGGCCGAGACCGCGGAGGGGCTCGACCTGGACCTGCTGATGCTGTCGGACCACGTGGCGGTGACCCCGGACGTGGCGGAGCGCTACCCGGAACCCTTCTTCGAGCCGTTCACCACGCTCTCCTGGCTCGCCGGGGTCACCACCCGGATCCGGCTCGGCACCACCGTGCTGGTGCTGCCGTACCGTCATCCGCTGCTGGTGGCACGGATGGCCGACGGCCTGCAGCGGCTCAGCGGCGGCCGTCTGGTCCTCGGTGTGGGGGTGGGCTGGGCGCGCCGGGAGTTCGAGGCGCTCGGCGTCCCGTTCGCCGAGCGAGGCAGGCTGACGGACGAGTGCCTGGTGGCGCTCCGGGGGGCCCTGGCCGCGGACGGGGGGACGCCCGGGGTGCCGATCTGGGTCGGCGGCCACAGCCGGGCGGCGATCCGCCGGGCCGTCAGGTTCGGCGACGCGTGGCATCCGCTGCGCCTGCCGGCCGACCGGATGGGCGCCGTGCTCGCCGAGCAGGAGCTGGCGGGGCACCCGCTGCCCGGGTTCGCCCCGAGGATCGCCCTGCGCCTCACCGACGGGCCGGTCGAGGAGGCCGGGAGGCCGACCGGCGTAGGTACGATCGAGCAGGTCGTCGGGGACCTCGACCGGCTGCGCCGGCTCGGCGCGCAGGCCGTCGTCCTGGATCCCTACGACGGGGATCCGCAGGAGACCCGCCGGCCGCAGGAGGCCTGGCGGGCGCTCACCGCCGTTGCCGAGCACTGGAGGAGCGCAGCATGA
- a CDS encoding Lrp/AsnC family transcriptional regulator, whose product MAANLDSTDWAILEQLQQEARISLSELGRRVGLSPSAATERVRSLESQGVITGYAATVDLAKVGYPVLAVVRLKYPGNRHQPLRRLLAERQEILECLRTTGEDCYTLKLAATSMEHLEALVDELAGLGSTTTSVVYSRTLPLRGPGRPVR is encoded by the coding sequence ATGGCCGCGAATCTCGATTCCACCGACTGGGCGATCCTCGAACAGCTCCAGCAGGAGGCCCGGATCTCCCTCAGCGAGCTCGGCCGACGGGTCGGACTCAGCCCCTCGGCCGCCACCGAGCGGGTGCGCAGCCTGGAGTCCCAGGGCGTCATCACCGGGTACGCCGCCACCGTCGACCTCGCCAAGGTCGGCTATCCGGTCCTCGCCGTGGTCCGGCTGAAGTACCCGGGCAACCGGCACCAGCCGCTGCGCCGACTGCTCGCCGAGCGGCAGGAAATCCTCGAATGCCTGCGCACCACCGGCGAGGACTGCTACACCCTGAAGCTCGCGGCGACGTCCATGGAACACCTGGAGGCACTGGTCGACGAACTGGCCGGGCTCGGCAGCACCACCACCAGCGTGGTGTACAGCCGCACCCTGCCGCTGCGCGGGCCCGGACGGCCGGTCCGGTAG
- a CDS encoding phosphotransferase family protein gives MSAPARPATDRQQETAAVARLLRDALGPVDVVAVTALTGGLYNTARRVELADGRRLVLKCAPAASLPALTHETGLLGTERRFHRLAAATGVRVPEVIHHQPADAPGPADRPGAPGEWLLLEYLDGTTWDHEKEHLGADQRAGLRRRLGETAARIATVTGPEFGYPQATDPALRGADWPTAFGRMFAAVLADAERFGVPLPADPAVLGALPARFARELAEVRRPALVHFDAWEGNVILAPSADGWEFAGLIDGERAFFGDPLAELVGLDALGTPEDEDPDLLAGYRSVMPGLVLDRAARVRLALYRIYLALIMRVEAAPRGYAPDHTAWLAEWSAQRTAEQLAVLDAG, from the coding sequence ATGTCCGCACCCGCCCGCCCCGCCACCGACCGGCAACAGGAGACCGCCGCCGTCGCACGGCTGCTGCGCGACGCGCTCGGCCCGGTCGACGTGGTCGCGGTCACCGCCCTGACCGGCGGCCTCTACAACACCGCCCGCCGGGTCGAACTCGCCGACGGGCGGCGCCTGGTGCTCAAGTGCGCTCCGGCCGCGAGCCTCCCCGCACTCACCCACGAGACCGGCCTGCTCGGCACCGAGCGCCGCTTCCACCGGCTCGCCGCGGCCACCGGCGTCCGTGTCCCCGAGGTGATCCACCACCAGCCCGCCGACGCGCCGGGCCCGGCCGACCGGCCCGGGGCGCCCGGCGAATGGCTGCTCCTGGAGTACCTCGACGGCACCACCTGGGACCACGAAAAGGAGCACCTCGGCGCCGACCAGCGCGCCGGGCTGCGCCGCCGGCTCGGCGAGACCGCGGCCCGGATCGCCACCGTCACCGGCCCCGAGTTCGGCTACCCCCAGGCCACCGACCCGGCGCTGCGCGGCGCCGACTGGCCCACCGCCTTCGGCCGGATGTTCGCCGCGGTGCTCGCCGACGCAGAACGCTTCGGCGTGCCGCTGCCCGCCGACCCGGCGGTGCTCGGCGCCCTGCCCGCCCGGTTCGCCCGGGAGCTCGCCGAGGTGCGCCGCCCCGCACTGGTGCACTTCGACGCGTGGGAGGGCAACGTCATCCTCGCGCCGAGCGCCGACGGGTGGGAGTTCGCCGGACTGATCGACGGCGAACGCGCCTTCTTCGGCGACCCGCTGGCCGAACTCGTCGGCCTCGACGCCCTCGGCACCCCCGAGGACGAGGACCCCGACCTGCTCGCCGGCTACCGCTCCGTCATGCCGGGGCTGGTCCTCGACCGGGCAGCCCGCGTCCGGCTCGCGCTGTACCGGATCTACCTCGCCCTGATCATGCGGGTCGAGGCCGCACCGCGCGGCTACGCGCCCGACCACACGGCCTGGCTGGCCGAGTGGTCGGCGCAGCGGACCGCCGAGCAGCTCGCCGTGCTCGACGCCGGCTGA
- a CDS encoding methyltransferase domain-containing protein: MAHGTAHHHPADDAHRHGHHPAAHHHPRGNDTGDEALAGMLELDAEVMRGHFTALTDRLAALADGRPVRRILDLGSGPGTGTLALLERFPDAEILAVDLSPQMLHRLRGRLAERGAADRVRTVEADLDAPWPDLDGPFDLVWTAAALHHLTDPAAALARMREALRPGGILAVIETDGVPDVLPRDGGIPDGLEDRCRKLIAERHAAQLPHLGADWSAPLTDAGFTIEAVEDLTADLQAPLPATAARYATALLQRLRDAVADRIAPADLAALDTLRENAPDRLTLRTTRTAHLTRRPPQP; this comes from the coding sequence ATGGCACACGGCACCGCACACCACCACCCCGCAGACGACGCCCACCGGCACGGCCACCACCCGGCCGCCCACCACCACCCCCGTGGGAACGACACCGGCGACGAGGCACTCGCCGGGATGCTCGAACTCGACGCCGAGGTCATGCGCGGGCACTTCACCGCACTCACCGACCGGCTCGCCGCCCTCGCGGACGGACGGCCGGTGCGACGGATCCTCGACCTCGGCAGCGGCCCGGGCACCGGCACACTCGCCCTGCTGGAGCGCTTCCCCGACGCCGAGATCCTCGCCGTCGACCTCTCCCCGCAGATGCTCCACCGCCTGCGCGGACGGCTCGCCGAGCGCGGGGCAGCCGACCGCGTCCGCACCGTCGAGGCCGACCTGGACGCGCCGTGGCCCGACCTCGACGGCCCCTTCGACCTGGTGTGGACCGCCGCCGCCCTGCACCACCTCACGGACCCGGCGGCCGCCCTCGCCAGGATGCGCGAGGCCCTGCGACCCGGCGGCATCCTCGCGGTGATCGAGACGGACGGCGTGCCGGACGTCCTGCCCCGGGACGGCGGCATCCCCGACGGCCTGGAGGACCGCTGCCGGAAACTGATCGCCGAACGGCACGCGGCACAGCTGCCCCACCTCGGCGCCGACTGGAGCGCGCCGCTCACCGACGCCGGCTTCACCATCGAGGCGGTCGAGGACCTCACCGCCGACCTGCAGGCGCCCCTGCCGGCGACCGCCGCACGCTACGCGACCGCACTCCTCCAGCGCCTGCGCGACGCCGTCGCGGACCGGATCGCCCCCGCCGACCTGGCCGCCCTCGACACCCTCCGCGAGAACGCCCCCGACCGCCTCACCCTCCGCACCACCCGCACCGCCCACCTCACCCGCCGCCCGCCCCAGCCGTAG
- a CDS encoding helix-turn-helix domain-containing protein, giving the protein MTQESSDLDAVVRKRIRGLRAAMGWSLDDLAGRCHLSASTLSRIETGGRRIALDQLTAIARALGTTLDQLVEQPDDDQDVIVRPRRDAAHGVSSWTLERLPGITVARVRIERPLPAGASGAAQLKAHPGREWFTVLSGTVALQLGERRVLVADGEAAEFSTMVPHAIGAHGGPAEILGIFDPEGRRTHLHHGG; this is encoded by the coding sequence ATGACGCAAGAAAGCAGTGATCTCGATGCCGTCGTGCGCAAGCGGATCAGGGGTCTGCGGGCCGCGATGGGCTGGTCGCTGGACGACCTCGCGGGCCGCTGCCACCTCAGCGCGTCGACGCTCAGCCGGATCGAGACCGGCGGCCGCCGGATCGCGCTGGACCAGCTGACGGCGATCGCCCGGGCGCTCGGCACCACCCTGGACCAACTGGTCGAGCAGCCGGACGACGACCAGGACGTGATCGTCCGCCCGCGGCGGGACGCGGCGCACGGGGTGAGCAGTTGGACGCTGGAGCGACTGCCGGGGATCACGGTCGCCCGGGTGCGGATCGAGCGGCCGCTGCCGGCGGGGGCGTCGGGCGCGGCGCAGCTGAAGGCGCACCCGGGCCGGGAGTGGTTCACGGTGCTGTCCGGCACGGTGGCGCTGCAGCTCGGTGAGCGGCGCGTGCTGGTGGCGGACGGGGAGGCGGCCGAGTTCTCGACGATGGTGCCGCACGCGATCGGCGCCCACGGCGGGCCCGCCGAGATCCTCGGCATCTTCGATCCGGAGGGCCGCCGGACCCATCTGCACCACGGTGGCTGA
- a CDS encoding lytic polysaccharide monooxygenase has product MSWTRRLLAAGAVTAGAAAALATTAGTASAHGAMFGPASRIAACYAEGPETPKSQVCKDLVAASGTQPLYDWNEVNLANANGQSQQIIPDGKLCSAGRDKYKALDWARTDWPATNVSAGSNAFNFRVTAPHQGVMTLYITKTGYDPTKPLKWSDLDLANPVTTYATARTSNNGYYNITGNLPSRTGRHLIYMVWQRTDSPEAFYGCSDVVFGGTGAAAAAVPFSQPGAPSEQQLAADASKSTIAVHNHGTGTANSASLPTEGTGTSAALLGVVGLSLAGATASGVLLHRRVRNNAVATA; this is encoded by the coding sequence ATGTCCTGGACGCGCAGGCTCCTTGCCGCCGGTGCCGTGACGGCGGGCGCCGCCGCCGCACTGGCCACCACCGCAGGCACCGCCAGTGCCCACGGCGCGATGTTCGGCCCCGCCAGCCGGATCGCCGCCTGCTACGCCGAAGGCCCCGAGACCCCCAAGTCGCAGGTCTGCAAGGACCTGGTCGCGGCCAGCGGCACCCAGCCGCTGTACGACTGGAACGAGGTCAACCTCGCCAACGCGAACGGCCAGAGCCAGCAGATCATCCCGGACGGGAAGCTCTGCTCGGCGGGCCGCGACAAGTACAAGGCGCTCGACTGGGCCCGCACCGACTGGCCGGCCACGAACGTCAGCGCCGGCTCCAACGCCTTCAACTTCCGGGTCACCGCGCCGCACCAGGGCGTCATGACGCTCTACATCACCAAGACCGGCTACGACCCGACCAAGCCGCTCAAGTGGTCCGACCTGGACCTGGCCAACCCGGTCACCACGTACGCCACCGCGCGCACCTCCAACAACGGCTACTACAACATCACCGGCAACCTGCCCAGCCGCACCGGCCGCCACCTGATCTACATGGTGTGGCAGCGCACCGACAGCCCGGAGGCGTTCTACGGCTGCTCGGACGTGGTCTTCGGCGGCACCGGTGCCGCCGCGGCCGCCGTCCCGTTCTCCCAGCCGGGCGCCCCGAGCGAGCAGCAGCTCGCCGCGGACGCCTCGAAGTCCACCATCGCGGTGCACAACCACGGCACCGGGACGGCCAACAGCGCCTCGCTGCCCACCGAGGGCACCGGCACCTCGGCCGCGCTGCTCGGCGTGGTCGGACTCTCCCTGGCCGGCGCCACCGCCTCCGGCGTGCTCCTCCACCGCCGGGTCCGCAACAACGCGGTCGCCACCGCCTGA
- a CDS encoding AI-2E family transporter, producing the protein MDTGRQEGPDRPAEGPGTQEPGLRTAALWGAAVLGAAAVGAVLIALCVLLRAAVVPLSIALLITALLDPLSRRLRGRGLSPGAAAAIGCLVLVVVVDGALWVVIRLIADAADGISASLQEARAKADGGDPFSQAVRGASDGLAQLGGSLAKGIAEGVLSGLGLAAQVLISGVLTLALAFFLLRDKAKAAAGLHRLAPRGQGDRVVAVARTGYGAMAGFMRGTTIIAAIDAAFITLGLALLGVPHAAGLGALVFVGAYVPYAGAFLSGLVAVVVAFADGGLSKAAWTLGIVLAVQAVEGAVLQPAVQSRTVSLHPAVVLLAIAAGASLGGLFGTLLAVPVTAAAVGIARQLRAAVATPEA; encoded by the coding sequence ATGGACACCGGACGGCAGGAAGGGCCCGATCGCCCGGCGGAGGGGCCCGGTACCCAGGAGCCCGGGCTGCGGACGGCGGCGCTGTGGGGTGCGGCGGTGCTGGGCGCCGCCGCGGTGGGCGCCGTGCTGATCGCCCTGTGCGTGCTGCTGCGCGCGGCCGTCGTCCCGCTCTCCATCGCGCTGCTGATCACCGCACTGCTGGACCCGCTCTCCCGGCGACTGCGCGGGCGCGGCCTCTCCCCCGGCGCGGCGGCGGCGATCGGCTGCCTGGTGCTGGTGGTGGTGGTCGACGGCGCGCTGTGGGTGGTGATCCGGCTGATCGCGGACGCGGCGGACGGGATCTCCGCCTCGCTGCAGGAGGCCCGGGCGAAGGCCGACGGCGGGGATCCGTTCTCGCAGGCCGTCCGCGGCGCCTCGGACGGACTCGCCCAGCTCGGCGGCAGCCTGGCCAAGGGGATCGCCGAGGGCGTGCTCAGCGGGCTGGGCCTGGCGGCTCAGGTGCTGATCTCCGGCGTGCTGACCCTCGCGCTGGCGTTCTTCCTGCTGCGCGACAAGGCGAAGGCGGCGGCCGGCCTGCACCGGCTGGCCCCGCGGGGGCAGGGCGACCGGGTCGTCGCGGTCGCCCGCACCGGCTACGGGGCGATGGCCGGGTTCATGCGCGGCACCACGATCATCGCGGCGATCGACGCCGCGTTCATCACGCTCGGCCTGGCGCTGCTCGGCGTGCCGCACGCCGCCGGGCTGGGCGCGCTGGTCTTCGTCGGCGCGTACGTCCCGTACGCGGGCGCGTTCCTGTCCGGGCTGGTGGCGGTGGTGGTCGCCTTCGCCGACGGCGGGCTGTCGAAGGCGGCGTGGACGCTCGGGATCGTGCTCGCCGTCCAGGCGGTCGAGGGCGCGGTGCTGCAGCCGGCGGTCCAGAGCCGCACGGTCTCGTTGCACCCGGCGGTGGTGCTGCTGGCGATCGCGGCCGGCGCCTCGCTCGGCGGCCTGTTCGGCACGCTGCTCGCCGTCCCGGTCACGGCCGCGGCCGTCGGGATCGCGCGGCAGCTCCGCGCAGCGGTGGCGACGCCGGAGGCGTAG